In Desulfosediminicola ganghwensis, a single window of DNA contains:
- a CDS encoding DUF1566 domain-containing protein, protein MTTYPGKKFSCCRLRVCLTAAILLVALFTSGCALNAGREQDLLVPIDQSTFLDPRSGKHWMLERSGRLNNPHEVQQYIQEFRSGAGESWRLPTQQELYDLFARFDLKENGTVQIKLEGNYWLTDETGNVHAGTWEIGDQCGPSRSFFTRKAGYVRAVRP, encoded by the coding sequence ATGACAACCTATCCTGGGAAAAAATTCTCATGCTGTCGGTTACGGGTTTGCCTTACTGCAGCAATCCTTCTGGTTGCCTTATTTACCTCAGGCTGTGCTTTGAATGCAGGTCGGGAGCAGGATCTACTTGTACCGATTGACCAGAGCACATTTCTCGACCCCAGAAGCGGTAAGCACTGGATGTTGGAACGTTCAGGCAGGCTTAATAATCCTCATGAAGTACAGCAATATATTCAGGAATTCAGGTCTGGTGCAGGCGAAAGCTGGCGGCTGCCAACTCAACAGGAGTTGTATGATCTCTTCGCCCGGTTCGATTTGAAGGAAAATGGAACTGTCCAGATCAAACTTGAAGGTAATTACTGGCTTACAGACGAAACAGGTAATGTCCATGCTGGAACCTGGGAAATTGGTGATCAATGCGGTCCATCCCGTTCTTTCTTTACTCGAAAAGCGGGTTATGTCAGGGCGGTTCGCCCTTGA